From a region of the Rhipicephalus microplus isolate Deutch F79 chromosome X, USDA_Rmic, whole genome shotgun sequence genome:
- the LOC142776633 gene encoding uncharacterized protein LOC142776633 isoform X1 gives MAEGNGIVSHQQQRLIRVSEGQRALVLAFMSEHPQLAAKAIELQHGVTVADRRRLWQELSDALNLEGPAQKSVDDWLAWWRRQVHEARRDAAAIKEAQTGTGGGRLPGFRGRVLQLTGLARFGGVFGSLEYQQQADVPAPAMEVEVEATEAAAAGDSDTATQAPPSYLESGPAAPVPQPPVRPRRRQRPRRTDTLLRVSSQCDQSLELTEKLLDEVRGIRKSALHITSLARRMAAAQERAAVAQESILQAVLSLERAIAEGPLRERDT, from the exons ATGGCGGAGGGCAACGGCATCGTTagccaccagcagcagcggctcatccgcgtttccgagggtcagcgcgcgctggtgctcgcctttatgagCGAACATCCGCAGCTCGCGGCGAAAGCCATTGAGCTGCAGCATGGCGTCACGGTCGccgaccggcggcggctgtggcaagagctcagcgacgcgctgaaccttGAAGGCCCTGCGCAGAAAAGCGTGGATGACTGGctggcttggtggcgcaggcaggtgcacgaggcccgccgtgacgccgccgccatcaaagaggcacaaac gggcactggagggggtCGTCTGCCAGGCTTCCGTGGTCGCGTGTTGCAACTCACTGGGTTGGCACGCTTCGGTGGCGTCTTCGGTTCCCTCGaatatcaacag caggcggatgTTCCCGCTCCTGCAATGGAGGTCGAGGTGgaagccactgaagcggctgcagCAGGTGACAGTGACACAGCCACAc AAGCCCCCCCAAGTTACCTGGAAAGCGGCCCCGCTGCACCGG TGCCTCAGCCTCCTGTGCGGCCTCGCCGTCGACAGAGGCCACGGCGCACCGACACCTTGTTGCGGGTGTCTTCCCAGTGCGACCAGAGCCTCGAGCTGACTGAGAAGTTGCTTGAT GAGGTGCGGGGGATCAGAAAGTCAGCCTTGCACATAACTTCTCTGGCGCGGCGTATGGCAGCAGCACAGGAGCGGGCGGCCGTAGCACAGGAGAGCATCCTGCAGGCGGTCCTATCCTTGGAGCGGGCCATAGCTGAGGGCCCTCTGCGGGAAAGAGATACATAG
- the LOC142776633 gene encoding uncharacterized protein LOC142776633 isoform X2 has translation MAEGNGIVSHQQQRLIRVSEGQRALVLAFMSEHPQLAAKAIELQHGVTVADRRRLWQELSDALNLEGPAQKSVDDWLAWWRRQVHEARRDAAAIKEAQTGTGGGRLPGFRGRVLQLTGLARFGGVFGSLEYQQQADVPAPAMEVEVEATEAAAAGDSDTATQAPPSYLESGPAAPVPQPPVRPRRRQRPRRTDTLLRVSSQCDQSLELTEKLLDVSSFGARLP, from the exons ATGGCGGAGGGCAACGGCATCGTTagccaccagcagcagcggctcatccgcgtttccgagggtcagcgcgcgctggtgctcgcctttatgagCGAACATCCGCAGCTCGCGGCGAAAGCCATTGAGCTGCAGCATGGCGTCACGGTCGccgaccggcggcggctgtggcaagagctcagcgacgcgctgaaccttGAAGGCCCTGCGCAGAAAAGCGTGGATGACTGGctggcttggtggcgcaggcaggtgcacgaggcccgccgtgacgccgccgccatcaaagaggcacaaac gggcactggagggggtCGTCTGCCAGGCTTCCGTGGTCGCGTGTTGCAACTCACTGGGTTGGCACGCTTCGGTGGCGTCTTCGGTTCCCTCGaatatcaacag caggcggatgTTCCCGCTCCTGCAATGGAGGTCGAGGTGgaagccactgaagcggctgcagCAGGTGACAGTGACACAGCCACAc AAGCCCCCCCAAGTTACCTGGAAAGCGGCCCCGCTGCACCGG TGCCTCAGCCTCCTGTGCGGCCTCGCCGTCGACAGAGGCCACGGCGCACCGACACCTTGTTGCGGGTGTCTTCCCAGTGCGACCAGAGCCTCGAGCTGACTGAGAAGTTGCTTGAT